Below is a window of Deltaproteobacteria bacterium DNA.
GAATCTTTACCGACCAGCACCAGCACCTCAAACCTTGCAATAGCCTGGCTGGCCGCCACTATTGCAACTGGAGGAGATCTAACAAATCATTCCATGTGGAAATTCTCGGTACGTCATCCGCTGACACTTCCAGATTCACAGGCAGCACTCCAGGCGCCGCTGGTATTTTTTTGTCAAGCACATAGGTAGTCCAGATTGGCTGCATTCCTGCCTTTGTGGCGCCGATCACGTCAGCCTCCGGATCATCGCCCACAAAGGCAATCTCGCTGCTCTCAACTCCGAGTCCTCTGGTCAGTTCCTGGAAAACCTTAATATGCGGCTTGCGATATCC
It encodes the following:
- a CDS encoding HAD family hydrolase; this encodes GYRKPHIKVFQELTRGLGVESSEIAFVGDDPEADVIGATKAGMQPIWTTYVLDKKIPAAPGVLPVNLEVSADDVPRISTWNDLLDLLQLQ